A region of Streptomyces sp. R44 DNA encodes the following proteins:
- a CDS encoding pyrimidine reductase family protein, producing the protein MRQLFPVTDMTASGDQEWSLDALADAYTYPEGDDPWLRANMVSSLDGAGQHEGRSQPLSSETDMRIFGVLRGLADVVVVGAETVRLEGYRPARAREAFAARRAAAGQGPAPVIAVVSASLNLDFQLPLFTEPLVPTLVLTGAAAPPDRIEAARAAGAVVLTAGDGPGVEPARAVAALAERGLRRQLTEGGPRLLGQFVAAGVLDELCLTVSPTMTAGGAQRIAGGPPVAVPTRFQVASVLEQDGFLFTRYRRI; encoded by the coding sequence ATGCGCCAGCTCTTCCCTGTGACGGACATGACAGCCTCCGGTGACCAGGAGTGGTCGCTCGACGCCCTCGCGGACGCCTACACGTATCCGGAGGGAGACGATCCGTGGCTGCGGGCCAACATGGTCTCCTCGCTCGACGGGGCCGGCCAGCACGAGGGGCGCTCCCAGCCGCTCTCCTCGGAGACGGACATGCGGATCTTCGGCGTCCTGCGCGGGCTCGCGGACGTGGTCGTGGTGGGTGCGGAAACGGTCCGCCTGGAGGGCTACCGGCCGGCACGCGCGCGTGAGGCCTTCGCGGCCCGCCGGGCAGCCGCCGGACAGGGCCCGGCGCCCGTGATCGCCGTGGTCAGCGCCTCCCTGAACCTCGACTTCCAGCTGCCGCTCTTCACGGAGCCGCTCGTGCCGACCCTGGTCCTCACGGGGGCCGCCGCGCCCCCCGACCGGATCGAGGCCGCCCGGGCGGCGGGCGCCGTGGTGCTGACCGCGGGCGACGGGCCCGGGGTGGAGCCGGCCCGCGCGGTGGCGGCGCTCGCGGAGCGCGGGCTCCGCCGCCAGCTGACCGAGGGCGGGCCCCGGCTGCTGGGCCAGTTCGTGGCGGCGGGGGTCCTCGACGAGCTGTGTCTGACGGTCTCGCCGACGATGACGGCGGGTGGCGCCCAGCGGATCGCCGGGGGGCCTCCGGTGGCCGTCCCGACACGCTTCCAGGTGGCTTCCGTGCTGGAGCAGGACGGCTTCCTCTTCACCCGCTACCGTCGGATCTGA
- a CDS encoding polysaccharide deacetylase family protein, whose amino-acid sequence MAALGLLGAALVGCDSGAADTPAPKPKAAVVESPAPRTSAAAPGPKPARVPAAPPTMAPGPGGLTPVYTRRAQGTEKVVALTFDADMTADQGPRAARGERFDNPELIATLRRLKVDATVFMTGRWAEEYPDQAKSIGGDPRFEIANHSYSHYAFATPCYGLPTVPGPDMASDVQRAFDSFRDAGALNVVPYFRFPGGCYDDAALRALAPVGVTAVQWDVVSGDAFAKDADAVADQVLDGVKPGSLVVMHCTRSAAPVTERAIRRIVPELRARGYRFVKVSELMSR is encoded by the coding sequence ATGGCGGCGCTCGGTCTTCTGGGCGCCGCCCTCGTCGGCTGCGACAGCGGCGCGGCCGACACCCCGGCACCGAAGCCGAAGGCGGCCGTCGTCGAGAGCCCGGCGCCCAGGACCAGCGCCGCCGCCCCCGGCCCGAAGCCCGCGCGGGTCCCCGCCGCCCCGCCCACCATGGCCCCCGGGCCCGGCGGCCTCACCCCCGTCTACACGCGCCGCGCGCAAGGCACCGAGAAGGTCGTCGCGCTCACCTTCGACGCCGACATGACGGCCGACCAGGGGCCCCGCGCCGCGCGCGGCGAGCGCTTCGACAACCCGGAGCTCATCGCGACCCTGCGTCGGCTCAAGGTGGACGCGACCGTGTTCATGACCGGCCGCTGGGCCGAGGAGTACCCGGACCAGGCCAAGTCCATCGGCGGCGACCCGCGCTTCGAGATCGCCAACCACTCCTACAGCCACTACGCCTTCGCGACCCCCTGCTACGGCCTGCCGACGGTCCCCGGGCCCGACATGGCCTCCGACGTGCAGCGGGCCTTCGACTCCTTCCGGGACGCCGGGGCCCTCAACGTCGTCCCGTACTTCCGCTTCCCCGGCGGCTGCTACGACGACGCGGCCCTGCGCGCCCTCGCCCCCGTCGGGGTCACCGCCGTCCAGTGGGACGTGGTCAGCGGTGACGCCTTCGCCAAGGACGCGGACGCCGTCGCCGACCAGGTCCTCGACGGGGTGAAGCCCGGCTCGCTCGTCGTCATGCACTGCACGCGCAGCGCGGCCCCCGTCACCGAGCGGGCGATCCGCCGGATCGTCCCGGAGCTCCGCGCCCGCGGCTACCGCTTCGTGAAGGTCTCGGAGCTCATGAGCCGCTGA
- a CDS encoding ATP-binding cassette domain-containing protein has product MRLEHVGRRHGLRGPWVLRQVSLDLPAAALVRVVGTNGTGKSTLLRLLAGIDAPTEGRVTGRPSRTAYVPERFPVALPFTALDYLVHLGRVQGLGRRAARSRAGEWLECFGAGTHARTALTELSKGTSQKVAVAQALLADPALLVLDEAWTGLDTGARAALDTAVRERLAAGATVVFVDHDPRRLEGEALVVYGVANGRVREVAAPLPVAAVAAPPVRITVSGGRSLPARLPGDPRTTPGPDGTTLLSVDAAHSDALLGALLAASWHIHHLGTEGVRV; this is encoded by the coding sequence TTGAGGCTGGAGCACGTCGGGCGGCGGCACGGCCTCCGCGGGCCGTGGGTGCTGCGGCAGGTCTCGCTCGACCTGCCCGCCGCCGCCCTCGTCCGGGTCGTCGGCACCAACGGCACCGGCAAGTCCACGCTGCTCCGGCTGCTCGCCGGCATCGACGCGCCCACCGAGGGCCGTGTCACCGGCCGCCCGTCCCGCACCGCGTACGTCCCCGAACGGTTCCCCGTCGCCCTGCCGTTCACGGCCCTCGACTACCTGGTCCACCTCGGCCGCGTCCAGGGCCTCGGGCGCCGGGCGGCGCGGTCCCGGGCGGGGGAGTGGCTGGAGTGCTTCGGGGCCGGCACGCACGCGCGAACCGCCCTGACGGAGCTCTCCAAGGGCACCAGTCAGAAGGTCGCCGTCGCCCAGGCCCTCCTCGCCGACCCCGCCCTGCTCGTTCTCGACGAGGCCTGGACCGGCCTCGACACCGGCGCCCGCGCCGCACTCGACACCGCCGTCCGCGAACGCCTCGCGGCGGGCGCCACGGTCGTCTTCGTCGACCACGACCCCCGCCGTCTGGAGGGGGAGGCGCTGGTCGTGTACGGGGTGGCGAACGGGCGGGTGCGGGAGGTGGCGGCTCCGCTCCCGGTGGCGGCCGTTGCCGCGCCTCCCGTTCGGATCACCGTCTCCGGCGGCCGGTCGCTTCCCGCCCGGCTGCCCGGCGACCCGCGGACCACCCCCGGCCCCGACGGCACCACCCTCCTCAGCGTGGACGCGGCTCACTCCGACGCCCTCCTGGGGGCGCTTCTCGCCGCGTCCTGGCACATCCACCACCTCGGCACCGAAGGCGTACGGGTATGA
- the zapE gene encoding cell division protein ZapE: MSTRALTEAASPEAAPLSLCSREPHVPADRLVAEMVPPPRFDSVRFDTYLPDPNQPSQTDAVKALSTFAEGLGGAHATGAGKRRWFAKKPAAPSGPRGVYLDGGYGVGKTHLLASLWHATPAEPALKAFGTFVELTNLVGALGFQQTVKTLSGHRLLCIDEFELDDPGDTVLVSSLLGKLVESGVALAATSNTLPGKLGEGRFAAADFLREIQGLSAHFRPLRIDGEDYRHRGLPEAPSPYSDQVVTETAYATPGASLDDFPHLLEHLARVHPSRYGALTDDLSAVCLTDVQPVPDQSTALRLVVLADRLYDREIPVLASGLPFDKLFSDEMLNGGYRKKYFRAISRLTALARDAKGLVAQ, from the coding sequence GTGTCGACCCGTGCCCTCACCGAAGCGGCTTCCCCCGAAGCGGCCCCGCTCTCGCTCTGCTCCCGAGAGCCCCACGTCCCCGCCGACCGTCTCGTCGCGGAGATGGTGCCGCCGCCGCGCTTCGACTCCGTGCGCTTCGACACGTACCTCCCCGACCCGAACCAGCCGAGCCAGACGGACGCCGTCAAAGCCCTGAGCACCTTCGCCGAGGGCCTCGGCGGGGCGCACGCCACCGGCGCGGGCAAGCGCCGCTGGTTCGCGAAGAAGCCGGCCGCCCCGAGCGGCCCGCGCGGGGTCTACCTGGACGGCGGGTACGGCGTCGGCAAGACCCACCTGCTGGCCTCGCTGTGGCACGCGACCCCCGCGGAGCCCGCGCTGAAAGCATTCGGCACCTTCGTCGAGCTGACCAATCTGGTCGGCGCGCTCGGCTTCCAGCAGACCGTGAAGACGCTGAGCGGACACCGTCTCCTCTGCATCGACGAGTTCGAGCTCGACGACCCGGGCGACACCGTCCTCGTCTCCAGCCTCCTCGGGAAGCTCGTCGAGTCGGGCGTGGCCCTGGCCGCCACCTCGAACACGCTTCCGGGCAAGCTCGGCGAGGGCCGTTTCGCCGCCGCCGACTTCCTCCGCGAGATCCAGGGCCTCTCGGCGCACTTCCGGCCGCTGCGGATCGACGGCGAGGACTACCGCCACCGCGGTCTGCCCGAGGCCCCGTCCCCGTACTCCGACCAGGTGGTCACCGAGACCGCGTACGCCACGCCGGGCGCCTCCCTCGACGACTTCCCGCACCTGCTCGAACACCTGGCCAGGGTCCACCCGAGCCGGTACGGCGCCCTCACGGACGACCTCAGCGCGGTCTGCCTCACCGACGTCCAGCCGGTCCCGGACCAGTCGACGGCCCTGCGGCTCGTCGTCCTCGCCGACCGTCTGTACGACCGCGAGATACCCGTGCTCGCCTCCGGACTCCCCTTCGACAAGCTCTTCAGCGACGAGATGCTGAACGGCGGATACCGCAAGAAGTACTTCCGGGCGATCTCCCGCCTCACCGCACTCGCCCGCGACGCGAAGGGGCTCGTCGCGCAGTAG
- a CDS encoding alkaline phosphatase PhoX yields the protein MSATRRQILSRTGASVAGIAFTGALSELFAGTAAAAAPSHGGYGPLVPDPAGLLDLPAGFRYQVLSRQGDPLRSGEGLVPSNHDGMGAFAGRRGRVHLVRNHENRVTGKIAVPTVPGLTYDPAGKGGCTVLELDGRNNVLGERVGIAGTAVNCAGGPTPWNTWLTCEETEDRAGTNGYTKDHGFIFEVDGADPHRTGAVPLTAMGRFQHEAIAVDPSSGIVYETEDAFERPFGLFYRFLPEKPLGGTGSLRAGGALEAMRVPGVPDLSVVQETGARFDGIEWVPVPDPLATSTSIRHQDFGPRGITHAQKLEGCYWGGRAVYFVSSFARAKDGSAATHFGQVWKYEPHKRRLTLVVVFGPSTDVQLPGESPDNICLAPTGGLMVCEDGDGAQHVFGVSGEGEVYAVARNAQALTSAAAAAGGTPEAPEWGEFAGVTFSPDRSTMYVNCYTPGTTFAVTGPWC from the coding sequence ATGTCCGCAACACGACGTCAGATCCTGTCCCGCACCGGCGCGTCCGTCGCCGGGATCGCCTTCACGGGCGCGCTCTCCGAGCTCTTCGCCGGAACCGCCGCGGCCGCCGCGCCTTCTCACGGCGGCTACGGCCCCCTCGTCCCCGACCCGGCCGGCCTCCTCGACCTCCCGGCGGGCTTCCGCTACCAGGTCCTCTCCCGGCAGGGCGATCCGCTCCGCTCCGGCGAGGGGCTCGTCCCCAGCAACCACGACGGCATGGGCGCCTTCGCCGGCCGCCGCGGCCGGGTGCACCTCGTCCGCAACCACGAGAACCGGGTCACCGGGAAGATCGCCGTCCCCACCGTCCCCGGCCTCACCTACGACCCGGCCGGCAAGGGCGGCTGTACGGTCCTCGAACTCGACGGCCGCAACAACGTCCTCGGCGAGCGGGTCGGCATCGCCGGGACCGCCGTCAACTGCGCGGGCGGGCCCACCCCCTGGAACACCTGGCTGACCTGCGAGGAGACCGAGGACCGGGCCGGCACCAACGGCTACACCAAGGACCACGGCTTCATCTTCGAGGTCGACGGAGCCGACCCCCACCGCACGGGAGCCGTCCCGCTCACCGCGATGGGCCGCTTCCAGCACGAGGCGATCGCCGTCGACCCGTCGAGCGGCATCGTGTACGAGACGGAGGACGCCTTCGAACGGCCCTTCGGGCTCTTCTACCGCTTCCTGCCGGAGAAGCCCCTCGGCGGCACCGGCTCGCTGCGCGCGGGCGGCGCCCTGGAGGCCATGCGGGTGCCCGGCGTACCCGACCTCTCCGTCGTCCAGGAGACCGGCGCCCGCTTCGACGGCATCGAATGGGTCCCCGTACCGGACCCGCTGGCCACGTCGACCTCCATCCGGCACCAGGACTTCGGGCCCAGGGGCATCACCCACGCCCAGAAGCTGGAGGGCTGCTACTGGGGCGGGCGTGCCGTCTACTTCGTGTCGTCCTTCGCGCGGGCCAAGGACGGCTCGGCGGCCACGCACTTCGGCCAGGTGTGGAAGTACGAACCGCACAAGCGCCGGCTCACCCTCGTCGTGGTCTTCGGCCCGAGCACCGACGTCCAGCTCCCCGGCGAGTCCCCGGACAACATCTGTCTGGCGCCGACCGGAGGCCTGATGGTCTGCGAGGACGGCGACGGGGCGCAGCACGTCTTCGGGGTGAGCGGGGAGGGCGAGGTGTACGCGGTGGCCCGGAACGCCCAGGCTCTGACATCAGCTGCTGCCGCAGCGGGCGGCACCCCCGAGGCCCCGGAGTGGGGCGAGTTCGCGGGCGTCACGTTCTCCCCGGACCGCTCGACGATGTACGTCAACTGCTACACGCCCGGCACGACGTTCGCGGTGACGGGTCCGTGGTGCTGA
- a CDS encoding ABC transporter: MTALLRYQSGLLLRSQRWLAPLLLYAAFIGVGVQAGEPVLGALGFTAAALLPVSAWTVRICLTQEPPAARGVVAAAAGRGRAHLAALLTGAAWPVLVGTVAVLAVTAIGDRRGVTALAAATAGLLGALACALTGAAVGALASRPFLRAPGWSLAALVLGSLLALVTTGSPAKHAMTALVTGARTATADPPWLACGGALLLAAATAALACRSTARLE; this comes from the coding sequence ATGACGGCGCTCCTGCGCTACCAGTCGGGTCTGCTCCTCCGCTCCCAGCGCTGGCTCGCACCGCTGCTGCTCTACGCGGCCTTCATCGGCGTCGGCGTCCAGGCCGGCGAACCGGTGCTCGGCGCGCTCGGCTTCACCGCCGCCGCCCTGCTCCCGGTGTCCGCCTGGACCGTACGGATCTGCCTCACCCAGGAACCGCCCGCCGCCCGCGGCGTGGTCGCGGCGGCGGCCGGCCGGGGCCGCGCGCACCTCGCGGCGCTGCTCACCGGTGCAGCCTGGCCGGTCCTCGTCGGCACGGTCGCCGTCCTCGCGGTGACGGCGATCGGCGACCGGCGCGGGGTCACCGCCCTCGCCGCCGCCACCGCCGGGCTGCTCGGGGCTCTGGCCTGCGCCCTGACGGGGGCCGCCGTCGGCGCGCTCGCCTCCCGCCCGTTCCTCAGGGCTCCCGGCTGGTCCCTCGCGGCCCTCGTGCTCGGTTCCCTCCTGGCGCTCGTGACGACAGGTTCGCCGGCGAAGCACGCCATGACGGCCCTGGTCACCGGAGCCCGTACCGCGACCGCCGATCCGCCCTGGCTCGCCTGCGGCGGCGCGCTGCTCCTCGCGGCGGCGACGGCGGCGCTCGCGTGCCGTTCCACGGCGCGCCTGGAGTGA
- a CDS encoding AIM24 family protein → MKSDLFAGEHLAEAATFPGMTLQNAKSVKYTVNGEMHARQGSMIAFRGDLQFERKGQGIGGMLKRAVTGEGLALMAVRGQGEAWFAHEAQNCFIVEIEQGEAFTVNGRNVLCFDATLHYDIRTVKGAGMTGGGLFNSVFSGYGKIALMCEGNPIVIPVTPQAPVYVDTDAVVGWSEQLHTSLHRSQSLGSMIRGGSGEAVQLKLEGQGFVVVRPSELTPQKNSSN, encoded by the coding sequence ATGAAGAGCGATCTTTTTGCCGGTGAACACCTCGCCGAGGCGGCGACCTTCCCGGGGATGACCCTCCAGAACGCCAAATCGGTCAAGTACACCGTGAACGGCGAGATGCACGCCCGCCAGGGTTCGATGATCGCCTTCCGCGGCGATCTCCAGTTCGAGCGCAAGGGCCAGGGCATCGGCGGCATGCTCAAGCGGGCCGTCACCGGCGAGGGCCTGGCGCTGATGGCCGTACGGGGCCAGGGCGAGGCCTGGTTCGCGCACGAGGCGCAGAACTGCTTCATCGTCGAGATCGAGCAGGGCGAGGCCTTCACCGTCAACGGCCGCAACGTCCTCTGCTTCGACGCCACCCTCCACTACGACATCAGGACGGTGAAGGGCGCGGGCATGACCGGCGGCGGCCTCTTCAACTCCGTCTTCTCCGGCTACGGCAAGATCGCTCTGATGTGCGAGGGCAACCCGATCGTCATCCCCGTCACCCCGCAGGCCCCGGTGTACGTCGACACCGACGCCGTCGTCGGCTGGAGCGAGCAGCTCCACACCTCCCTGCACCGCTCGCAGTCCCTCGGCTCCATGATCCGCGGCGGCTCGGGCGAAGCGGTCCAGCTCAAGCTGGAGGGCCAGGGCTTCGTCGTCGTCCGGCCCAGCGAGCTCACCCCGCAGAAGAACTCCTCGAATTGA
- a CDS encoding DUF692 family multinuclear iron-containing protein, translating into MTELGIGIGWRPEIAEAVEALHGVDWVEVVAENICADHLPDSLTRLRERGVTVVPHGVSLGLGGADRPDPARLAALGEKAVALGAPLVTEHIAFVRAGGPLTATPLLEAGHLLPVPRTRDALDVLCENVRIAQDALPVPLALENIAALIAWPGEEMTEGQFLAELVERTGVRLLIDVANLHTNHVNRGEDPALALSELPVEAIAYVHVAGGVERDGVWHDTHAHPVPQPVLDILADLASRVSPPGVLLERDDDFPPEAELAAELDAIRTTVGMRSARAERVGTAHAHGALSLVPAPRQASLLIGAGARVSGGPMPGAVAVVEEPAPRGGARQRLAVTQAALLSALVAGTPVPEGFDTRRIAVQSRALAAKRAGVVAKVAPELPEILGKDFRRAFLAYARSRPMTGGYRRDALDFAEHLLLAERPEDPAARRRLTEWWQDRSGSRPPGRATRLVRAARHALVRR; encoded by the coding sequence ATGACGGAACTCGGCATCGGCATCGGCTGGCGTCCCGAGATCGCTGAGGCGGTGGAGGCCCTGCACGGCGTCGACTGGGTGGAGGTCGTCGCGGAGAACATCTGCGCCGACCATCTGCCCGACTCCCTGACCCGGCTGCGCGAGCGCGGCGTGACGGTCGTCCCGCACGGCGTCTCGCTCGGGCTCGGCGGCGCGGACCGCCCGGACCCGGCGCGGCTCGCGGCGCTCGGGGAGAAGGCGGTGGCCCTCGGGGCGCCGCTGGTCACGGAGCACATCGCGTTCGTACGGGCCGGAGGGCCGCTCACCGCGACCCCGCTGCTCGAAGCGGGCCACCTGCTGCCCGTACCCCGGACCCGGGACGCGCTCGACGTGCTCTGCGAGAACGTGCGCATCGCACAGGACGCGCTGCCCGTACCGCTCGCCCTGGAGAACATCGCGGCCCTGATCGCCTGGCCGGGCGAGGAGATGACGGAGGGACAGTTCCTGGCGGAGCTGGTGGAGCGTACGGGGGTACGGCTCCTCATCGACGTCGCCAACCTGCACACCAACCACGTCAACCGGGGCGAGGACCCGGCCCTGGCCCTGTCCGAACTGCCGGTCGAGGCCATCGCGTACGTGCACGTGGCGGGCGGCGTCGAGCGGGACGGGGTCTGGCACGACACCCACGCCCACCCGGTGCCGCAGCCGGTCCTCGACATCCTCGCGGACCTCGCTTCCCGGGTGTCCCCGCCGGGCGTGCTCCTCGAACGGGACGACGACTTCCCGCCGGAGGCCGAGCTCGCGGCGGAGCTGGATGCCATCCGGACCACTGTGGGCATGCGTTCCGCAAGGGCGGAACGGGTGGGCACAGCCCACGCGCACGGCGCCCTTTCGCTGGTACCCGCACCCCGACAGGCCTCGCTCCTCATCGGTGCCGGCGCCCGCGTCTCCGGAGGCCCCATGCCCGGCGCGGTCGCCGTCGTCGAGGAGCCCGCACCCCGCGGAGGGGCACGCCAACGCCTGGCCGTGACCCAGGCCGCCCTCCTCTCCGCCCTCGTCGCCGGCACCCCCGTCCCCGAAGGCTTCGACACCCGGCGGATCGCGGTCCAGAGCCGCGCCCTCGCCGCCAAGCGGGCCGGGGTCGTCGCGAAGGTCGCGCCGGAGCTGCCGGAGATCCTCGGCAAGGACTTCCGGCGCGCGTTCCTCGCGTACGCCAGGTCCCGTCCCATGACCGGCGGCTACCGCCGGGACGCCCTCGACTTCGCCGAGCACCTGCTGCTGGCCGAGCGCCCGGAGGACCCGGCGGCACGGCGGCGGCTCACGGAGTGGTGGCAGGACCGTTCCGGCAGCCGGCCGCCGGGCCGTGCCACCCGGCTCGTAC
- a CDS encoding aminoacyl-tRNA hydrolase yields the protein MSSNETDLRDEKPQFVLPLVVRIERDAPPARTDALETAARAVLEILTDDRSLGEGEWAQAITDWQDARIRKVVRRARGAEWRRANTLPGITVTGAEAEVRVFPPVPLDGWPKELAKLQVSGTDLDDPAAPGPVPEGAAVLWLNPELDMSAGKAMAQAGHGAQLLWWAMAEADRKAWQEAGFPLAVRTAPAEDWAALTTGGLPVVRDAGFTEIAPGSCTVVSEGSALFAPDLRLPRT from the coding sequence GTGAGCAGCAACGAGACCGATCTCCGCGATGAGAAGCCCCAGTTCGTCCTCCCCCTGGTCGTCAGGATCGAGCGCGACGCGCCTCCGGCCCGTACCGACGCCCTGGAGACCGCGGCGCGGGCCGTCCTGGAGATCCTCACCGACGACCGCTCCCTCGGCGAGGGCGAGTGGGCGCAGGCGATCACCGACTGGCAGGACGCCCGGATCCGCAAGGTGGTGCGCCGGGCGCGCGGCGCGGAGTGGCGCCGTGCGAACACGCTGCCGGGCATCACGGTGACGGGCGCGGAGGCGGAGGTGCGGGTCTTCCCGCCGGTTCCGCTGGACGGCTGGCCCAAGGAGCTCGCGAAGCTCCAGGTGTCGGGCACCGACCTCGACGACCCGGCGGCGCCCGGCCCCGTACCGGAGGGGGCGGCGGTGCTGTGGCTGAACCCGGAGCTCGACATGTCGGCGGGCAAGGCGATGGCGCAGGCCGGCCACGGGGCGCAGCTGCTGTGGTGGGCGATGGCGGAGGCCGACCGCAAGGCGTGGCAGGAGGCGGGCTTCCCGCTCGCGGTGCGCACGGCACCGGCCGAGGACTGGGCGGCCCTGACGACGGGCGGCCTCCCGGTCGTCCGCGACGCGGGCTTCACGGAGATCGCCCCGGGCTCGTGCACGGTGGTGTCGGAGGGCAGCGCCCTGTTCGCCCCCGACCTGCGGCTCCCCCGGACCTGA
- a CDS encoding OsmC family protein, with translation MATVRHAHTVWQGDLLKGSGVVTLDSSGLGSYDVSWPARSEEPNGKTSPEELIAAAHSSCFSMAFSNGLAKAGHAPERLETKADVTFQPGEGITGIHLTVRGTVSGLDADEFKALAEDAKKNCPVSQALTGTTITLTAELA, from the coding sequence ATGGCCACCGTGCGTCACGCCCACACCGTCTGGCAGGGCGACCTGCTCAAGGGCTCCGGCGTCGTCACCCTCGACTCCTCCGGTCTCGGCTCGTACGACGTCTCCTGGCCGGCCCGGTCGGAGGAGCCCAACGGCAAGACGAGCCCCGAGGAGCTCATCGCCGCCGCGCACTCCTCCTGCTTCTCCATGGCCTTCTCGAACGGTCTGGCCAAGGCGGGGCACGCGCCCGAGCGCCTGGAGACGAAGGCCGACGTCACCTTCCAGCCGGGCGAGGGCATCACGGGCATCCACCTGACCGTTCGCGGCACGGTCTCCGGCCTGGACGCGGACGAGTTCAAGGCGCTCGCCGAGGACGCCAAGAAGAACTGCCCGGTCAGCCAGGCGCTCACGGGCACGACGATCACCCTCACCGCCGAACTGGCCTGA
- a CDS encoding PPK2 family polyphosphate kinase: MTKKDGGKKERKAPEPALRDVLRIPAGEPVDLTAYDARATPAGPTDKAAGLAATADLGPRLAGLQERLYAASTAGDRRRLLLVLQGMDTSGKGGTVKHVIGPLNPSGCRIRAFKAPTREERNHPFLWRIMRALPQPGEIGIFDRSHYEDVLIARVRELVPRRRIGPRYGQINRFEKSLAEDGVTVVKVFLHLSYEEQRARLLQRLDNPDKHWKFDPGDIEERALWPEYRRAYEIALERCTTAEAPWYLVPADRKWYRNWAISKLLLEHLEALDPTYPPGDFDVAECRARLLAS; this comes from the coding sequence GTGACGAAGAAGGACGGCGGGAAGAAGGAACGGAAGGCCCCCGAACCCGCACTGCGTGACGTCCTGCGGATCCCCGCGGGCGAGCCGGTCGACCTCACCGCGTACGACGCCAGGGCGACCCCCGCCGGCCCGACCGACAAGGCGGCGGGGCTCGCCGCCACCGCCGACCTCGGGCCGCGCCTCGCCGGACTCCAGGAGCGCCTGTACGCGGCGAGCACCGCCGGCGACCGGCGGCGCCTGCTCCTCGTGCTCCAGGGCATGGACACCAGCGGCAAGGGCGGCACGGTCAAACACGTCATCGGCCCCCTCAACCCGTCCGGCTGCCGGATCCGGGCCTTCAAGGCGCCGACGCGCGAGGAGCGGAACCACCCCTTCCTCTGGCGGATCATGAGGGCGCTCCCCCAGCCGGGCGAGATCGGCATCTTCGACCGCTCGCACTACGAGGACGTCCTCATCGCCCGGGTCCGCGAGCTGGTCCCGCGGCGGCGGATCGGCCCCCGCTACGGCCAGATCAACCGCTTCGAGAAGTCCCTCGCGGAGGACGGGGTGACCGTGGTCAAGGTCTTCCTCCACCTCTCGTACGAGGAGCAGCGCGCCCGGCTCCTCCAGCGCCTGGACAACCCCGACAAGCACTGGAAGTTCGACCCGGGCGACATCGAGGAGCGGGCGCTGTGGCCGGAGTACCGGCGGGCGTACGAGATCGCCCTGGAACGCTGCACGACGGCCGAGGCCCCCTGGTACCTGGTCCCGGCGGACCGCAAGTGGTACCGCAACTGGGCGATCAGCAAGCTGCTGCTCGAACACCTGGAGGCGCTGGACCCGACGTACCCGCCGGGGGACTTCGACGTGGCGGAGTGCCGGGCGCGGCTACTGGCCTCGTGA
- a CDS encoding indole-3-glycerol phosphate synthase has translation MIEKPLTSVDVEFVTTLHGDEGMSFIVLMQPRGDQADVLLRAIDDVAMGELKEATREGDEPEGKEARPLAEKALEVSLQALRNAGCEAVGQVVEDHPLDKMKAVVDESEADEVIVLTAPHYVEEFFHRDWASRARHKVGVPVLKLFAHSE, from the coding sequence ATGATCGAGAAGCCCCTCACGTCCGTCGACGTGGAATTCGTCACCACCCTGCACGGCGACGAGGGCATGTCCTTCATCGTTCTCATGCAGCCGCGTGGTGACCAGGCCGATGTACTGCTGCGTGCCATCGACGACGTCGCCATGGGCGAACTCAAGGAAGCCACCCGGGAGGGGGACGAACCGGAGGGCAAGGAGGCCCGGCCCCTGGCGGAGAAGGCCCTGGAGGTCTCGCTCCAGGCCCTGAGAAACGCGGGCTGCGAGGCGGTCGGCCAGGTCGTCGAGGACCACCCGCTCGACAAGATGAAGGCGGTGGTCGACGAGTCCGAGGCGGACGAGGTGATCGTGCTCACCGCCCCGCACTACGTGGAGGAGTTCTTCCACCGCGACTGGGCCTCCCGGGCCCGCCACAAGGTCGGCGTCCCCGTCCTGAAGCTCTTCGCCCACAGCGAGTAG